One window of the Capnocytophaga haemolytica genome contains the following:
- the hisS gene encoding histidine--tRNA ligase has protein sequence MAIQKPSLPKGTRDFSSEELAKRYYIINTIREQFARFGFAPIETPSFENYNTLMGKYGEEGDRLIFKILNSGDFTAGVDESDWQTKNAARLTPQISEKALRYDLTVPFARYVVQHQNELTFPFKRYQIQPVWRADRPQKGRFREFYQCDADVVGSASLWQEVELVQLYDAVFTSLRLPVTIKLNNRKILSGFAEVIGESDRLIDFTVALDKLDKIGKEGVVSEMLSKGIRQEAIDKIAPIFSLSGSFAEKVAALREILKASETGLKGIEELEFIATAIDSLPLATATLDLDVTLARGLNYYTGAIFEVAAPREVQMGSIGGGGRYDDLTGIFGLKGVSGIGISFGLDRIALVMEELGRYPESLGVTLEVLCINFGQAEALASLKLLRTLRSLGVKAELYPDAAKMKKQLEYANKKNIPYVVIIGESELQKGTFVLKNMQTGEQKELTTAQEAVTIMNGAAEIRGQ, from the coding sequence ATGGCAATACAGAAACCAAGTCTCCCGAAAGGCACCCGCGATTTCTCTTCTGAAGAACTCGCTAAGCGTTATTACATTATAAATACCATCCGCGAGCAGTTTGCGCGCTTTGGCTTTGCGCCCATCGAGACGCCGAGCTTCGAGAACTACAACACCCTGATGGGCAAGTATGGCGAGGAAGGCGATCGATTGATATTTAAGATCCTCAACTCGGGCGACTTTACCGCTGGCGTGGACGAAAGCGATTGGCAGACTAAGAACGCAGCCCGCCTCACCCCCCAAATTTCAGAAAAAGCCCTGCGCTACGACCTTACCGTGCCCTTCGCGCGCTACGTGGTGCAGCACCAAAATGAGCTGACCTTCCCCTTCAAGCGCTACCAGATACAACCCGTATGGCGCGCCGATCGCCCACAAAAAGGACGCTTCCGCGAGTTCTACCAATGCGATGCCGACGTGGTGGGCTCGGCAAGCCTGTGGCAGGAAGTAGAGCTGGTGCAGCTTTACGATGCGGTGTTTACTTCGCTGCGCCTGCCTGTAACCATCAAGCTGAACAACCGTAAGATCCTCAGCGGTTTTGCGGAGGTAATCGGGGAAAGCGACCGCCTTATCGACTTTACAGTGGCTTTGGATAAGCTCGACAAAATCGGCAAAGAGGGCGTGGTCAGCGAGATGCTTAGCAAAGGTATCCGTCAGGAGGCGATCGATAAGATTGCCCCGATATTCTCCCTCAGCGGGTCATTTGCAGAAAAGGTAGCAGCCTTGCGTGAAATCCTTAAAGCATCGGAGACGGGGCTTAAGGGCATTGAGGAATTGGAGTTTATCGCCACGGCTATCGACAGCCTACCGCTTGCCACTGCCACCCTTGACTTAGATGTTACCCTCGCCCGCGGATTGAACTATTACACGGGGGCGATCTTTGAAGTAGCCGCTCCGCGCGAAGTACAAATGGGCTCCATTGGCGGGGGCGGTCGTTACGACGACCTCACGGGCATTTTTGGACTGAAAGGCGTCAGCGGCATCGGCATTTCCTTCGGCTTAGACCGCATTGCCTTGGTGATGGAGGAACTCGGTCGCTACCCTGAGTCGTTGGGCGTTACGCTGGAAGTTCTTTGTATCAACTTTGGGCAAGCGGAAGCCTTAGCGAGCTTAAAGTTACTGCGTACCCTTCGCAGTTTAGGCGTAAAAGCCGAGCTATATCCCGATGCTGCCAAGATGAAAAAGCAGTTGGAATACGCCAACAAAAAGAATATCCCTTATGTGGTGATTATCGGAGAAAGTGAGTTGCAAAAAGGTACATTCGTACTGAAAAATATGCAAACAGGCGAGCAAAAAGAGCTGACAACAGCACAGGAAGCCGTTACAATTATGAATGGCGCAGCAGAAATCAGAGGTCAGTAG
- a CDS encoding DUF6261 family protein has protein sequence MKSKKLVFTFSKLWNSEYPLVVERIIKIVEKHNPEALQLKKAFDRLVAFQGDLEKLEKQAKASGITNEISDKDSLRDRLTRAIFNQVSTFKMLSVDPYTENAKLIDKYFDNYGYDRKIINENYTSQTENTSQFIAGIEKDTNLKTAFDNLHLTDLLTRLKTANTDFETLFLNRTQELSQIPNVDVKAIRTQVDSALNRLFVSIEFNKDENSDKDYSPLINELTELLEQQKTQIKIRQGKKNTDKKTSNSKN, from the coding sequence ATGAAAAGTAAAAAATTAGTTTTCACTTTTTCTAAATTATGGAACAGTGAATATCCATTAGTAGTAGAGCGCATTATCAAAATTGTTGAAAAACACAATCCAGAGGCACTTCAACTCAAAAAGGCATTTGATAGGTTAGTAGCTTTTCAAGGCGATTTAGAAAAACTCGAAAAGCAAGCCAAAGCCAGCGGTATCACCAATGAAATCTCTGATAAGGATAGCCTTCGTGATCGCCTTACACGTGCCATCTTCAATCAAGTAAGTACCTTTAAGATGCTCTCTGTAGATCCTTATACAGAGAATGCAAAACTTATCGATAAATACTTTGATAATTATGGCTACGACCGTAAGATAATCAATGAAAATTATACTTCTCAAACCGAAAATACCTCTCAGTTTATTGCAGGTATTGAGAAGGATACAAATCTCAAAACGGCTTTTGACAATTTGCATTTGACGGATTTACTTACACGCCTAAAAACAGCAAATACTGATTTTGAGACACTATTCCTTAATCGTACTCAAGAGCTCTCACAGATCCCTAATGTAGATGTGAAGGCTATTCGTACACAGGTGGATAGTGCTTTAAACAGACTTTTTGTTTCCATTGAGTTCAATAAAGACGAAAACTCCGACAAGGATTACAGTCCGCTCATCAATGAGTTAACAGAACTCTTAGAACAACAAAAGACACAAATAAAAATACGTCAGGGGAAGAAAAACACTGACAAAAAAACATCAAACTCTAAAAATTAA
- a CDS encoding aspartate kinase — MQIFKFGGASVKDAAGVRNVAKILESVGYSNTLIVISAMGKTTNALEAVVQAYFKDKEMLTARIDEVKAFHYHIIRELFKDENHPVYWKVDGLFAELVSFLERNKSPKHSFVYDQVICFGELISTTIISLYLNDNGIKNTWTDVRNLIKTDSNYRDAAIDWEETQRNIRSGINKQLLNITQGFLGSDANFFTTTLGREGSDYTAAIFAYCLDAESVTIWKDVPGVLNADPRYFEHTELLHKIPYQEAIELAFYGASVIHPKTLQPLQQKEIPLYVRSFVDPTAKGSAVCKVADLEPKVPCFILKRDQTLISLSSLDFSFIMEEHISYIFKALHQAKMKVSVIQNSAISFSVCVDNKFDTLAELLGQLEGKFNVSVAEGVTLYTIRHATPEAIASVEEGKEVLLKQVMGATVQIVTS; from the coding sequence ATGCAGATATTTAAATTCGGGGGGGCATCGGTAAAGGATGCCGCAGGGGTGCGCAACGTCGCTAAGATATTAGAATCCGTAGGCTATAGCAATACGCTGATTGTCATCTCAGCGATGGGAAAAACTACCAATGCATTGGAGGCGGTAGTGCAGGCGTATTTCAAGGATAAAGAGATGCTTACCGCGCGCATTGACGAGGTGAAAGCCTTCCATTACCACATCATTCGCGAGCTATTTAAAGATGAAAACCATCCTGTATACTGGAAGGTGGACGGGCTTTTCGCAGAACTCGTGTCTTTCTTAGAGCGCAATAAGTCGCCAAAGCATAGCTTCGTATATGACCAAGTGATTTGCTTCGGCGAACTGATTTCCACCACCATCATCAGTCTGTATTTGAACGACAATGGTATTAAGAACACGTGGACAGACGTACGCAACCTTATCAAAACTGATAGCAACTATCGTGATGCCGCCATCGATTGGGAGGAGACGCAGCGCAATATCCGCAGTGGCATCAACAAGCAACTACTGAATATCACACAAGGTTTTTTGGGAAGTGATGCTAACTTCTTCACTACCACTTTGGGACGTGAAGGATCGGACTATACCGCTGCTATTTTTGCGTATTGCTTGGATGCCGAGAGCGTAACGATATGGAAGGACGTGCCAGGGGTGCTCAATGCCGATCCGCGCTACTTTGAGCACACTGAATTACTGCATAAAATCCCTTATCAAGAGGCTATCGAGCTCGCTTTTTACGGAGCATCGGTAATCCACCCGAAAACCTTACAGCCATTACAACAAAAGGAGATACCGCTCTATGTGCGTTCCTTTGTAGACCCGACGGCTAAAGGAAGTGCCGTTTGTAAGGTCGCCGATTTAGAGCCGAAGGTGCCCTGCTTTATCCTCAAGCGCGACCAGACGCTTATCTCGCTTTCGTCCTTAGATTTTTCCTTTATTATGGAGGAGCATATCAGCTATATCTTTAAGGCACTGCACCAAGCGAAAATGAAGGTGAGCGTGATTCAGAACTCGGCAATTAGTTTTTCGGTGTGTGTGGATAACAAGTTTGATACGCTCGCTGAGCTTCTTGGGCAGTTAGAGGGCAAGTTTAACGTGAGCGTTGCCGAGGGCGTTACCCTTTACACCATTCGTCACGCCACCCCCGAGGCAATTGCTAGCGTAGAGGAAGGCAAAGAGGTGCTTCTCAAGCAAGTGATGGGCGCAACCGTGCAGATTGTTACTTCGTAA
- a CDS encoding MBL fold metallo-hydrolase → MELVFLGTGTSQGVPVIGSDHPVGRSTDPRDKRLRTSALVSWEGVNVAIDCAPDFRQQMLREGVRHLEGILFTHEHADHTAGIDDIRPFVFMQGDMPIYALARVIEELKRRFAYIFATENRYPGAPSVVIHQVEDTPFEVRGKRIIPVQVQHGKLPILGYRIDDLAYITDAKYIAEEALEKLKGVKVLVLNCLRKEPHPTHLNLEEALAIVGKINPQRTYFTHISQTFGFHAEVERELPSGVFLAYDGLRINC, encoded by the coding sequence TTGGAACTGGTATTTTTAGGTACGGGCACTTCGCAGGGGGTGCCTGTGATTGGCAGCGATCACCCAGTGGGGCGAAGTACTGACCCAAGGGATAAGCGTTTGCGCACTTCGGCATTGGTGAGCTGGGAGGGTGTGAACGTGGCTATTGATTGTGCGCCTGACTTTCGCCAGCAGATGCTGCGTGAGGGGGTGCGCCATTTGGAGGGGATCCTCTTTACGCACGAGCACGCTGACCATACGGCTGGCATTGACGATATCCGCCCTTTTGTTTTTATGCAGGGCGATATGCCTATCTATGCCCTCGCGCGGGTGATTGAGGAACTGAAAAGGCGTTTTGCTTATATTTTTGCTACTGAAAACAGGTATCCTGGGGCGCCTTCGGTGGTGATTCACCAAGTGGAGGATACGCCTTTTGAGGTGAGAGGTAAGCGGATTATTCCTGTGCAAGTGCAGCACGGCAAGCTACCGATTTTGGGTTACCGCATCGACGATTTGGCTTATATTACGGATGCAAAATACATCGCTGAGGAGGCGTTAGAGAAGTTAAAAGGTGTAAAAGTGTTAGTGCTCAATTGCCTGCGCAAAGAGCCTCATCCTACGCATCTGAACCTTGAGGAGGCGCTGGCGATTGTTGGCAAAATCAACCCGCAACGCACTTATTTTACGCATATTAGCCAGACGTTTGGCTTCCACGCTGAGGTAGAACGAGAATTGCCTTCGGGGGTGTTTTTGGCGTATGACGGGCTACGAATAAACTGTTAA
- a CDS encoding AAA family ATPase, translating to MRESIHIKNFGPIKDIYIEDIKPLTVLIGESGSGKSTLMKVLALFRWIYKMQNIRSYLKNSKISKSPFRFRMDTYLRNCGFVQYVKKNTEIQYTTHFGERAYTITFTQGKLRGKNEIIATEDLQYNKLSFISETRNLIPLWAEKSPSKATWGFYFQEVLNDFIDASNMLKALDIPFFNLQFAVKKEKFRTRYVVRDTANTYELDMKDSSSGIQNVIPSLLIATYFAKHFDYEEAFNRTVLNYLSQIDRLTDFKPVTNLGEVKKRISLHIEEPELSLFPDAQCELMSALVANCFKENKNEVNMVFSTHSPYIANYLNLLIKACDKGQLIKGANIRFEDLAVYQVIDGSIEDLCIKENRIVDTNSLSDTINDIYNQYEELNNQ from the coding sequence ATGAGAGAGAGTATACACATTAAGAATTTTGGACCTATAAAAGACATCTACATTGAGGATATAAAACCTCTTACGGTACTTATTGGTGAGTCAGGTAGTGGTAAGAGTACCCTAATGAAAGTCCTTGCGCTTTTTAGATGGATTTATAAGATGCAAAATATACGTTCTTACCTGAAAAATAGCAAAATATCAAAAAGCCCTTTTCGATTTCGTATGGATACCTATCTAAGAAATTGTGGTTTTGTTCAGTACGTGAAGAAAAACACTGAGATACAATACACAACGCATTTTGGAGAACGGGCTTACACCATTACCTTTACACAAGGAAAGCTTAGAGGCAAAAATGAGATCATAGCTACAGAGGATTTGCAGTATAATAAGTTGAGTTTTATCTCTGAAACACGCAACCTTATTCCGTTGTGGGCAGAGAAATCTCCCTCGAAGGCTACTTGGGGTTTTTATTTTCAAGAGGTCTTGAACGACTTTATTGATGCTTCTAATATGCTTAAAGCCTTAGACATTCCTTTTTTTAACTTACAATTTGCAGTAAAAAAGGAGAAGTTTAGAACACGCTATGTAGTTCGCGATACCGCTAATACGTATGAATTAGATATGAAAGATAGCTCCTCTGGGATTCAAAATGTAATACCTTCATTACTTATAGCTACCTATTTTGCAAAACATTTTGATTATGAAGAAGCGTTTAACCGTACGGTGTTAAACTATCTAAGTCAGATAGATAGGCTCACTGACTTCAAACCCGTAACCAATCTCGGCGAGGTTAAAAAGCGCATCTCACTGCATATTGAAGAGCCTGAACTGAGCCTTTTTCCCGATGCCCAATGCGAGCTAATGAGTGCCCTCGTTGCCAACTGCTTTAAAGAAAACAAGAATGAGGTCAATATGGTCTTCTCCACACACAGCCCCTATATAGCCAACTACCTCAACCTACTCATCAAGGCGTGTGATAAAGGGCAATTGATAAAAGGGGCTAATATTAGGTTTGAGGATTTAGCAGTATATCAGGTGATAGATGGCAGCATTGAAGACTTGTGTATCAAAGAGAACCGCATCGTAGATACGAATAGCCTCTCAGACACCATCAACGACATTTATAACCAATACGAAGAACTAAACAACCAATGA
- the htpG gene encoding molecular chaperone HtpG, with product MKGNINVSVENIFPLIKKFLYSDHEIFLRELISNATDATLKLKHLCSIGEAKVEYGNPEITVRVDKDNKTLHIKDQGIGMTAEEVEKYINQIAFSGAEEFLAKYKDTAKDAGVIGHFGLGFYSAFMVAKEVEILTKSYTDAPAVRWVCDGSPEFTLEEYPEKTDRGTEIVLHLNDDSLEFLEAHRIEELLTKYNKFMPVPIIFGTKRVPKPRPEDAPEDYKTEYDTVPNRINNPNPAWTKQPADLTDEDYKAFYHELYPMQFEEPLFHIHLNVDYPFHLTGILYFPKLTGDLQLQKDRIQLYQNQVFVTDNVEGIVPEFLTMLKGVIDSPDIPLNVSRSYLQADANVKKIGSYITRKVADKLKSLFNSNRKDFEAKWNDIKIVLEYGMLTDDKFYEKAGDFMLYPSTDDKYYTLTELKEATKALQTDKDGNLVLLYAQNKEAQYAAIEEAKEKGYIVLLLDTPIVSHLMQKLEQDNEKLQFARVDSAPLSKLIKKDDTVIAKYSEEEKKTLKEVIETVVPKEGYMVQLEDLASDEPPMAINQPEFMRRMKEMSATSGGGMFGAFPEVYHVVVNSNSPLADAILKAPTEDAKKALISQAFDLARLSQGLLKGKELSDFVKKNFEAIK from the coding sequence ATGAAAGGAAATATCAATGTTTCAGTGGAGAACATCTTCCCGCTGATTAAAAAGTTCTTATATAGCGACCACGAGATCTTCTTGCGCGAGCTTATCTCCAATGCTACCGATGCTACCCTCAAGCTCAAACACTTGTGCAGCATCGGAGAGGCAAAAGTAGAGTACGGCAACCCAGAGATCACTGTGCGTGTAGACAAAGACAACAAGACACTCCACATCAAAGACCAGGGCATCGGTATGACTGCCGAGGAGGTGGAGAAGTACATCAACCAGATTGCCTTCTCTGGGGCAGAGGAGTTTCTCGCTAAATATAAAGACACTGCCAAAGACGCAGGTGTTATAGGTCACTTTGGTTTAGGTTTTTACTCAGCCTTTATGGTGGCTAAGGAGGTGGAAATCCTTACCAAGAGCTACACCGATGCGCCCGCTGTGCGCTGGGTATGCGATGGCTCGCCTGAGTTCACCCTTGAAGAATACCCAGAAAAGACTGACCGCGGTACGGAGATTGTGTTGCACCTCAATGATGACTCATTAGAGTTTTTAGAAGCACACCGCATTGAGGAGTTGCTGACCAAGTACAACAAGTTTATGCCCGTGCCGATTATCTTCGGTACTAAGCGAGTGCCTAAACCACGCCCAGAAGATGCTCCCGAGGACTATAAGACGGAGTATGACACGGTGCCAAACCGCATCAACAACCCCAATCCCGCGTGGACGAAGCAGCCTGCTGACCTTACCGATGAGGACTACAAGGCTTTCTATCACGAGCTTTACCCGATGCAGTTCGAGGAGCCGCTCTTCCACATACACCTCAATGTAGATTATCCCTTCCACCTTACAGGGATACTCTACTTCCCTAAGCTCACAGGCGACTTACAGCTGCAAAAAGACCGTATACAGCTCTATCAGAATCAGGTGTTTGTAACCGATAATGTCGAGGGTATCGTGCCAGAGTTCCTTACGATGCTCAAGGGGGTGATCGACTCACCTGATATACCTCTAAACGTCTCTCGATCATACCTACAAGCCGATGCCAATGTGAAAAAGATAGGCAGCTATATCACCCGCAAGGTAGCCGATAAGCTCAAATCACTCTTCAACAGCAACCGCAAGGACTTTGAGGCTAAGTGGAACGACATCAAGATAGTGCTCGAATACGGTATGCTCACCGATGACAAGTTCTACGAGAAGGCAGGCGACTTTATGCTCTACCCCTCTACGGACGATAAATACTACACCCTCACAGAGTTGAAAGAGGCTACCAAGGCATTGCAGACGGATAAGGACGGCAACTTGGTGCTACTCTACGCACAGAACAAAGAGGCGCAATACGCTGCCATAGAAGAGGCGAAGGAGAAGGGATACATCGTGCTGCTGCTTGATACGCCTATTGTATCGCACTTGATGCAGAAGCTCGAGCAAGACAATGAGAAGTTGCAGTTTGCCCGTGTAGACTCTGCTCCACTCTCAAAGCTCATTAAGAAAGACGATACGGTGATAGCCAAGTATTCCGAAGAGGAAAAGAAAACCCTTAAAGAGGTGATAGAGACCGTAGTGCCTAAGGAGGGCTATATGGTGCAGCTTGAGGATTTAGCGAGCGATGAGCCTCCGATGGCTATCAATCAACCTGAGTTTATGCGCCGTATGAAAGAGATGAGTGCCACCAGCGGTGGGGGTATGTTTGGGGCATTCCCAGAGGTGTACCACGTGGTGGTCAATAGCAATTCGCCCTTAGCGGACGCTATCCTCAAAGCCCCTACAGAGGACGCTAAGAAAGCCCTCATCAGTCAGGCTTTTGATTTGGCACGTCTCTCACAAGGCTTATTGAAAGGCAAAGAGTTGTCAGACTTTGTGAAGAAGAATTTTGAGGCAATTAAATAG
- a CDS encoding OmpA family protein: protein MKKIVVLALSAAVMLVGCEAYNNSNKTQRGAVVGAAGGALLGAILGNNVGNGQNSELGAVLGTVVGGAAGAVIGNQMDKQAKKIEQEVPGAEVKRVDDGIVVTFDDNNSGVYFETAKYNINAKSQETLNKLIRILKEYPDTNVLVAGHTDSVGQDAYNMTLSKNRAQSVSRYLTANGVAGSRLTTKWYGENNPVASNDTAAGRAKNRRVNIVIVPNEKMKADAKKQAGQ, encoded by the coding sequence ATGAAAAAAATCGTAGTATTAGCCTTATCAGCGGCTGTAATGCTGGTGGGTTGTGAGGCTTATAACAACTCAAATAAAACACAGCGCGGTGCCGTAGTAGGTGCTGCTGGAGGTGCCCTTTTGGGTGCTATCTTAGGGAATAACGTTGGTAACGGACAGAACAGTGAACTCGGTGCGGTACTTGGTACGGTAGTAGGGGGTGCTGCTGGGGCTGTTATCGGTAACCAAATGGATAAGCAAGCTAAGAAGATCGAGCAGGAAGTGCCTGGCGCTGAAGTAAAGCGTGTGGACGATGGTATCGTAGTAACGTTTGATGACAACAACAGCGGTGTATATTTCGAGACTGCTAAGTATAACATCAACGCTAAATCGCAAGAGACACTCAATAAGCTGATCAGAATCTTGAAGGAATATCCTGACACTAACGTGCTTGTTGCAGGACACACTGACAGCGTAGGACAAGACGCTTACAATATGACGCTTTCAAAGAACAGAGCGCAATCCGTAAGCCGTTATCTTACTGCTAATGGTGTAGCTGGAAGCCGCCTTACTACTAAATGGTATGGTGAAAATAATCCAGTGGCAAGCAATGACACTGCCGCAGGACGCGCTAAGAACCGCCGTGTGAACATTGTGATTGTTCCTAACGAAAAGATGAAAGCGGATGCTAAAAAACAAGCTGGGCAATAA
- a CDS encoding DUF1735 and LamG domain-containing protein: MKNIIFKTSFLAVLFSAMSCQDKLDTPSGNEASAIYMPEQTATINIASSTVGGQTDVEVRLAKRNDEDVKATISMDDFFAAYNKKNNTRYKVLPASEYKIYQVGDPSNVMKDGKIVVNIKKKEAAAKIRVVVNPLSDETYPIGIKYAIPLRITSAGVSRILENDRAVVSFNRPFKTSVGEIKKGNNFSVALDPTIPTTAEFTIQGHFVFSNFDNTGMGHYWNQSMINFRGGPGSNWWYTRVNKGSFQVKDLDADGDATEIKMDVKTGTWYQVSYVYKDNNLKVYINGKLAKTFVRPNLSFVKGEGGAITVGNAGNDDSRDYRIREVRVWNRALTEAEINDNLYLPVDPDAEGLLVYLPIDKKNGFKELTKYNNKVTFGKSGHDPKTQPPVQESDISVEWTENVKFPSDTFTTTTD; encoded by the coding sequence ATGAAAAATATCATATTTAAAACATCTTTTTTGGCAGTGCTCTTCTCTGCGATGAGCTGCCAAGATAAATTGGACACCCCAAGCGGCAACGAGGCTTCGGCGATCTATATGCCCGAGCAAACCGCTACTATCAACATTGCTTCGTCAACCGTTGGCGGGCAGACCGATGTGGAAGTGCGTTTGGCAAAACGCAACGACGAGGATGTGAAGGCTACCATCTCTATGGATGATTTCTTCGCGGCTTATAACAAGAAAAATAACACCCGCTACAAAGTGTTGCCAGCAAGCGAATATAAAATCTACCAAGTAGGTGACCCTTCCAACGTGATGAAGGACGGGAAGATTGTGGTAAACATCAAAAAGAAGGAAGCCGCTGCAAAAATCCGTGTAGTGGTAAATCCGCTCAGTGATGAAACTTACCCTATTGGTATCAAATACGCTATTCCGCTGCGAATTACTTCTGCAGGCGTATCGCGAATTTTGGAAAACGACCGCGCTGTGGTATCGTTCAACCGTCCGTTCAAAACTTCGGTAGGCGAAATCAAAAAAGGGAACAATTTCTCTGTTGCCTTAGATCCAACCATCCCTACCACTGCTGAGTTCACCATTCAAGGACACTTTGTCTTCTCAAATTTTGATAACACAGGTATGGGGCACTATTGGAATCAGTCTATGATTAACTTCCGAGGTGGTCCTGGCTCTAACTGGTGGTATACACGTGTTAATAAAGGTTCTTTTCAAGTAAAAGACCTTGATGCCGATGGAGATGCAACAGAAATTAAAATGGATGTAAAAACGGGCACTTGGTATCAAGTTTCCTATGTATATAAGGATAATAACTTGAAGGTATATATCAATGGTAAGCTCGCTAAAACTTTTGTACGTCCTAACTTGAGTTTCGTTAAAGGAGAAGGTGGGGCGATCACTGTCGGAAATGCAGGCAATGACGATTCACGCGACTACCGCATTCGTGAAGTACGTGTGTGGAACCGCGCCCTTACTGAGGCTGAGATTAACGACAATCTCTACCTCCCTGTCGATCCTGATGCTGAAGGACTCCTTGTTTACTTACCTATTGATAAGAAAAATGGCTTTAAGGAACTTACAAAATACAATAATAAGGTAACCTTTGGCAAGAGCGGACACGACCCTAAGACCCAACCACCAGTACAGGAATCAGACATCTCCGTAGAGTGGACGGAAAACGTAAAATTCCCTTCTGATACATTTACAACCACTACTGATTAG
- a CDS encoding lipocalin family protein — protein MKRILILLLVAATMGACKSSGSSMTAKPKETNVANKTLKGEWTLQSITYSQQGKYDVTLLQDTSKECFEGSTWKFVPNNNRGHYTINNSGCSTGQRNFIFIVQQIDKATGYYDFLLKPTNEKYKSENNAGIRLHLASLSDNSMVWEQTVRVDGKPFVISMNFVK, from the coding sequence ATGAAAAGAATTTTAATTTTACTTTTAGTGGCAGCCACTATGGGCGCTTGTAAGTCGTCAGGCAGCTCAATGACTGCTAAACCGAAGGAGACCAATGTAGCTAACAAGACGCTTAAAGGGGAATGGACGCTACAGTCGATCACGTACAGCCAACAGGGTAAGTATGATGTTACCTTGCTACAAGATACTTCAAAGGAGTGTTTTGAGGGGAGTACTTGGAAGTTTGTTCCGAACAACAACCGTGGGCATTACACTATTAACAACAGTGGCTGCTCAACAGGGCAAAGGAACTTTATCTTTATTGTACAGCAAATAGATAAAGCGACAGGATACTATGATTTCTTGTTGAAGCCTACTAATGAGAAATACAAATCAGAGAACAACGCTGGTATTCGCTTACACTTGGCAAGCCTTTCTGATAACTCAATGGTGTGGGAACAAACCGTAAGGGTAGATGGCAAGCCTTTTGTGATCTCAATGAATTTTGTTAAATAA